The DNA segment AGGTTCGAGTTCGCCTACCAGGTGGAGCGCGACGCGTTCGACCAGCTGCTGCTGCGCCACGCCGCGGAGCTCGGGGCGGAGGTGCGCGAGTCGTGGGAGGCCGTCGAGGTGGTGTTCGAGGGCCCCCGCGCCGTCGGGGTGCGCGCGCGGCCTCGCGCGCGATCCGACGGCGCCGCGCCGGAGGAGGCCGCGGCCGCGCGCGCCGACGCGGGCGACGTCGTCGAGCTCCGGGCGCCGGTGATCGTGGACGCGACGGGGCGGGACACGCTGCTCGCGTCGAGGATGCGGCGGAAGGCGCAGCTGGCCGAGCTCGACAAGACCGCGCTGTTCACCCATTACGAGGGCGTGCCCCGCGAGGAGGGGATCCACCAGGGCAACATCCAGGTGGTCATCTTCGAGCATGGATGGTTCTGGTTCATCCCGTTCCGCGGCGAGGTGACGAGCGTCGGCGCGGTGGTGTCGTCGCGCTGGATCCGGAGCCGGGCGAAGGGGGAGCGGCTCGACGAGCTCTTCGATCGCACCGTCGCGGAGAGCGGCTGGGCGCGGGAGTTCCTCGCGAGCGCGCGGCGCGTCAGGCCGGTGGGGGCGCTCGCCGATTTCTCGTACCGGATCGACCAGCTCGCCGGCGACGGATGGCTCTTCGTCGGCGACGCGGGCGGGTTCCTCGACCCGCTCTTCTCGACGGGCGCACACCTCGCCATCAAGGGCGCCGATCTGGCCGCCACGGCCATCCACCGCGCGCTCGACGCGGGGGACACCTCCCGCGCCGCGTTCGCCGCCTACGAGGCGGAGATCCGCTACGCCGTCGACCTCTTCCTTGGGGTCGTTCAGGGTTTTTACAAAGGTCAGTTCCGGGAGACCCTGTTCGAGCCGAACCAGCGGCCCACGATGCGCAAGCTCATCACCAGCATGCTCGCGGGCGACGTGTTCCACGCCGAGCGGCGGCCGCAGTGGGCGTCGTTCCTCCGGCAGCACTATCCGGCGGAGGTGCCCGCCTTCGCGTGAAGCGCGGCGGGCGGCCGCGCGCGCGCCTCGCCGCGTGCGCGCTCGCCCGCGCTGGGCCGCCCGGCGCTCAGCGGCCGCACGCTTCGCGGTCCAGGACCGCGTCGCTCATCTGCTTGCAGGCGGCCGCGAGCGCGACGCGCGCCTCCGCCCTCGCGTCACCCTTCAGCGCCTCGTCGTCGGCCTCCGCCTTGGCCTCGAGCACGTCGCGCGCGATCCGGATCGCGGCCTCGTGGCTCTTCCTGGTCTCCGCGGGCAGCTTGCTGGCGCAGGTGGTCATCGTGGCCAGGTAGCTGTCGCAGGCGTCGACCCCCGTGCTGTCGAGGTCGACCTTCCCCGCATCGCCGCCTGCCTTGCCGCAGCCGAGGGCGAGGGTGCCCCAGAGAAGAAGTGCCAGGTGAGCTCTCGCCATCGTCGCGCGCGCCGGAGCGCCGCGCGCCGCAGGAGGCCGGTGCTGGCCGCCTCGCGCGCTGCCCGAAGCCGTCGCACCCTGACACGAGCCCGCGCCGCAGGGCAATTTTCGGTGGCTCAGGCGCGGCGGCGCGCGCGGCCGTGAGCGCGCGCCGCGGGGCGAGCTCGGCGGGTCAGGCGCGGATCAGCAGGATGGCGTGCTCGTGGCGCGGGCGGCGCTGGAAGGCGCGCGCCGTGGGGCGGTGGAAGTGGGGGCGCGGCTGCGACGCGACCGCGCGGACCGTGAGGCGCGCGCCGGACGCGGCGGCCCTGACGACGTCGACCGCGTAGACCGGCGCGCCGGCGACCACGCTGTCGGCGATCAGCAGCACGAGCGGCGCGCCGCTCCGGAGGACGCGCGCAAGCGCGGTGAGCACGCCGCCGAGCTCATCGCGCCAGCGCGCGCGGCCGGCCTCGGGGCCGAGCGGGTCGAGGTGCCGGCGGGCCCCGATCTCGTCCTGCTCGAAGCGGGCGCTGCGGAGCCGGAGCCAGCGCAGCCTCGCCTCGTGGTGGGCGAGGTAGTCGTACACGCCCGGGTAGGGCGGCGACGTGATCGCGAGGTGGACCGAGCCGGTCTCGACGCCGCGGAGCACGCGCGCGTCTCCCTCCTCGACGAGCGCGGGCGGGCTCGCTTCGAGCTGAGTGGCGACCTCGGCGAGGCGCTGGGCGAGCTCCTCCGCCTTGCGGAGGAAGAGCCGCGCCGGATAGCCGGCGGCGATCCGCCGCGGCAGCTCGTGCTCCGACGTGTCGGACGTGCGGCGGCTGAGCTTCGTCAGGATGGCGGAGAGGACGAGCTCGAGATCGGCGCGGAGCGCGTCGGCGCCGTGGCCCGCGATGCGGTCGAGGCCGACGCGGAGCCCGTCGAGCTCGAGGAGCACGTGCGGCTCGAACAGGGCGACGTCCTCGGGGCCGTACCGGCGGCTCGGACCGGCGCGCGCCTTGCGGCGCTCATCGGCCGCGGCCGCGACCTCGCGGGCGGCGGCGACGAGCCGGTCGCGCTCGCCGGGGGTGCTGCCCTGCACCTTCAGGCGGGCGAGGCGCACGGCCAGCGGGTTGGCGTCGACGCCGATCGCCGCCCGACCCGCGAGCCGGGCCTCGACGAGGACGGTGCCGCTGCCGCAGAAGGGGTCGAGCACCCGCTCGCCCGGCCTCGAGAGGCCCTCGATCAGCCGGCGGGCCGTGTCCGGGTGCATCCGGGCCGGGTAGCTGTGGAACCCGTGCACGTGCGCGCGCGCCGCTTCCTCCGCGGTGCTCGAGCTGGCCACGTCGAGCGCGTGGGCGAGCTTCGCGGCGCCCTCGGGGTCGCCCTCGAGCAGCGTCGCGCCGCCGATGTGGGTCAGGGCGCGGCGCTCCTGGGGCGCGGGCCGGCCCGCGCGGGCCTTCTGCTGCGGCGGACCTGGCTTCGGCTTGGGATCAGCGCTTCGCGGGGTCGACATGGGCGGTCCGTTGCGTGAGGGGCTCGGCAGCGAAGGCTTCCTCTTCGGCGGCGAGGGCGCGCGCCACGCTCTCGGCCCCCGCCTCGCCCCGGTCTTCGCCGCGCGCCGCGCCGACGCGCAGCTTCGGCGCATAGCCGAACTCGCCCGCGGGGCTCACCGCGCCGCGCACGACGTCGTTGACCTCCAGCAGGGCGAGGAGCTCCTCGGCCTGGGACTCGGCGATGCGGAGGGTCGAGGCGAGCCCGCCGGCGGTCAGCGGGCCCTCGGCCTGGCGGGCGACGTCGGAGGCGACGGAGACCCAGGCGGCGTCGAGCGCGGGCGCGATGTCCCGGCTCCGCGACTTCGCCCGCCGGAGCGCCCAGACGGCGAAGGCGCCGACGGGCGCCATGGTGAGGAGGCCGGCGGTGAAGAGTCCGACGCTCGCGTCGAGGACGAGCAGCAGCACGGCGAACAGGAGCAGCTCGAAGCCGAACAGCGCGCCGGCCGCGATGCCTGCGGCGCGCCAGACCGAGCGCGCCGAGGCCGCCGCGCGCGCCTTCTGGAGCAGCGGCGCCTCGCGGCCGGATCGCTCGATGCGGTCGTCGGCGACGGGGACGCGCGGGCCGCCGCAGGCGTCGCACACGAAGCGCAGCTCGGGGTGCGCCGAGACGCCGGTCACGCCGCCGCAGTGCAGGCAGGCCTCGGCGCGCGCGGCCGCGCCGCACTGCGGGCAGCGGTCGCTCTCCGGCGCGAGCGCCGCGGCGCACACGCGGCAGCGGGCGGCGCCGGGCGACGCGTCGCTCACGGCGCGCTCGCGGATGGGGCCGAGCGGGCGCCGCCCACGCTGCGCAGCACGGCGTCGAACAGGGCGCGCCCGTCGGCGCTGCCGTGGCCCTGGAAGGGCTCGCTCATCCGTTCGGGGTGGGGCATCAGCCCCAGCACGTTCCGCCGGGGCCCCCCGTAGATGCCGGCGATGTCCATCGCCGATCCGTTGGGGTTCGCGTCGCCGCCGACCAGCCCCTCCCGGTCGCAGTACTGCAGCGCGATGGCGCGCTTCTCGACGAGCTTGCGGAGCGTCTCCGGATCAGCCTGGTACCGCCCTTCGGCGTGGGCGATCGGCAGGCGGAGCACCCGTGGCAGGCCGGTCGACGTGCGGACCTGGAGCACGTCGCGGAGCGTATGGATCATTTCGGCATCCGCGTTGGAGCCCGGGAAGATGACCACGGTCGCGTGCATGGGCGTCGACGTACTCCGGTTGCCGGCGCTCGGCCAGGGGTCCTGACGGCGCGCGCGGCTTCACCGGCTTCTTTGGGCGTGTCATGATGGGACATGGCGTCGCGATGGGCGCGGACCGGTCGAACCGACGCGACGGTGCGGGCGGCGTCCGGCTATCTCGTCCTCGCGGCGCTGGCGACCTCGCTGGGCCTGGTGCTGCGGGATGGATGGCCGTGGATCCACCCGAGCCCGTGGCTCACGCTGCCGCCGTTGGCCGCGCTGCTGATGAGCGCCGCGCTCGGCCTCACGCTGGCGGCCGGGGTCGTCGTGACGACGCGCGTCGCCGTGGCGCGGTTCAGCTGGGCGCGGCGCCTGCACGCCGAGCTCCGCCCGGTCGCGCGCGACTTCTCGCTCGGCCAGATCCTGCTCCTCGCGGGCCTCTCGAGCCTCGGAGAGGAGCTGCTCTTCCGCGGGCTGCTGACGCCGCTGCTCGGTGTGCCGCTGAGCGCGATCCTCTTCGGTCTGATGCACCAGATGCGCGGTCCGAGCCGCTGGGTGTGGATCGGCTGGGCCGTCGGCGTGGGCGCGGGGCTCGGCGCCATCTTCGCGGCGACGGGGTCGCTCGTCGGGCCGGTCCTGGCGCACGCCGTCGTGAACGCGGTCAACCTGAGCTACCTGCGCGATCACGATCCGGACGAGGTGGAGCCGCGGATGACGCTCTAGATCGGCGCTTCCGCTTCCTCGCTGTCCCCATTCCCGCCGTCAGCGCTTCTTCGAGTCGGGGCGGGGAGGCCTGGGCGGCGCCGGTCTCGGGGGGATCGGGGTCGCGCGCGGCGGGCCTTCGTGGCTTGCCGGCTGGGTCTCCGGGGGAGCGAGGGTCCCGCGCGAGAGCTCGCCTGTCTCCACGGCGCTCTGCCTCTCACGGCCTGGCGAGGACGGTCGCGAGGGCGGCGGTCGGCTCCCGGCTCGCGGGAGCGTCGGAGGCTCGCTCTCCTCCACGCGCACGCCGCGCTGGCTCGACGGCTTCGCTGTCCTGCGGGCCAGCGAGGGCAGCGTCGGCGGCGCCGCCGGGGTCGCCAGCTCGAACTCGAAGTTCAGCTCGAGCGACGGCGGCCCATCGGAGATCGCCACGGCGGGGTCGGAGCCCCTCTGTGGCGCAGGGGTGGGCCCGCGGCGCAGGCGCTCTTCGGACACGACGCGCGACGACGGCGGCGCGACGTCGTCCAGAATGGACGATGGCCCGCCGAGCGCCGTCGTCGCGCTCCGGGGCTCCGGACGGCGTCGCGACGGCGGGAACGGCAGCTCGACGCGGGCGCTCTCGTCCTCGAGCCGGGTCGCCTCGAGCAGGTACGCAGCGATGGATGTCCGCTCCGCCGGCAGGGGGCGGATGCCTGGCACGAACGCGAACCGTCCGACCTTCCAGCTGAGCATGGTGCGGAGCGCGGCGAGCGCCGAGGCGCGCGTGCCTCCGACGGTCCCCTCGACGATGCACCCTTCGGCGATGTCCAGCTGAGCCCGACGTTTCTTGCTGCTCACCTCGAACACACCCGACCGCCGCTCCATCTCGAGGACCGTGAGGACGGTCGCGATCGACATCTGGCTGAGATCGCCCTCGATCGCGGTCTGATCGACGGACGCCGGGATGGACATGAGGCTGTCCCGCCGCAGGCGCAGGCGCGACGCCATCTGCACGAGCGCCCCGATCTGCGCGACGACCTCGCCGACCCGGAACGGCTTGGTCATGTAGACGTCGGCGCCCACGTGGAACCCTTCGAGGCGGGCCTCCTGGTCGTCGAGCGCGGAGAGGAACAGGAACGGGGTGACCGATACCCGGGACGGCTGGGTGCGCACGTTGCGCGCGACCCAGTAGCCGTCGTGGTCGGGCAGGCCGATGTCGCAGACGATGCACTCGGGCTCCAGGGTGCAGGCGGTGGAGAGCCCGGCCTCCGCGGTGGCGCAGAAGATGACCTCGTAACCTGCCTCCCGGATCGCGGTGGCGAGCAGGTCCGCGATGTACTCCTCGTCCTCGATCACGAGCACGACCCCGCTCGGCATCTGGCAGACGGTACACGCGCCCTGCGGGCGTGGCCAAGGGTGAATGGCGGAGAGCCAGCCTGATCATTCATTCGCCGGCGCGCCGCCGCCCGGCTCCTCGTGCCAGCCCTCGCCGCAGCATCCCGCGCGAGCTCGCCGCGGCGTCCCGTCCGGGTTCGCCCTCGGCGTCCGGCCGCGGCGAGGAATCCACGCTATAAGAACGGAAATGGCAACTCTGGTCCGAGAGGCCGACGGTACGGCGCGGCCCGGCGAGCGGGCCTCCTCGGGGGCTCGCGTCTTCATCGCGATGAGCGGCGGAGTCGACTCGTCCGTCGCTGCGGCGCGCCTCTGCGACGCTGGATACGAGGTCGTCGGCGTGACGCTGCACCTCTGGGACTACCCCGACGACGGCAGCGTCAAGAGCCGCTGCTGCGCGCCCGAGGATCAGCACGACGCCCGCCGGGTCGCCGACCACCTCGGGATCCCGCACTACACGTTCGACCGGCGCGCCCTGTTCCGGGAGCACGTCGTCGACCCCTTCGTCGAGGCTTACCTCGCGGGTGAGACGCCGAGCCCGTGCGTGGCCTGCAACCGCTCGGTCAAGCTCCGGGAGCTGTTCCCGCTGGCGGAGCGGCTGGGGGTCTCGTGGGTCGCGACGGGCCACTATGCGCGGGTCGTCCTGGAGGAGGGCGGCGCTCGGCTCTACCGCGGCCGCGATCGGCACAAGGATCAGAGCTATTTCCTGCACATGCTCCGGTCGGACGAGCTGTCGCGGCTCCTCTTCCCCCTCGGCGACTCGACCAAGGAGGAGGTGCGTGCCGAGGCGATCGCCCGCGGGCTCCCGGGCGCCGAGAAGGGGGAGAGCCAGGAGCTCTGCTTCATCCCCTCCGGCCGTTACGCGCCGTTCGTGGCCGAGCGCGCCGCGGACAGGCTCCGGCCCGGCCCCATCGTCGATCGGGACGGCCGCGTGGTCGGGGCGCACGGCGGGGTGCACGGCTTCACCGTGGGCCAGCGCAAGGGCATCGGCGTCTCGCTCGGCCGGCCCGCGTTCGTCGTGGGCCTCGACGCCGCGTCCGGCGCGGTGCACCTCGGCGACGAGGGCGATCTGTACGCCGCGGGCGCCGAGATCGCCGACGCG comes from the Sorangium aterium genome and includes:
- a CDS encoding phosphoribosylformylglycinamidine synthase subunit PurQ; the protein is MIHTLRDVLQVRTSTGLPRVLRLPIAHAEGRYQADPETLRKLVEKRAIALQYCDREGLVGGDANPNGSAMDIAGIYGGPRRNVLGLMPHPERMSEPFQGHGSADGRALFDAVLRSVGGARSAPSASAP
- a CDS encoding DNA methyltransferase gives rise to the protein MSTPRSADPKPKPGPPQQKARAGRPAPQERRALTHIGGATLLEGDPEGAAKLAHALDVASSSTAEEAARAHVHGFHSYPARMHPDTARRLIEGLSRPGERVLDPFCGSGTVLVEARLAGRAAIGVDANPLAVRLARLKVQGSTPGERDRLVAAAREVAAAADERRKARAGPSRRYGPEDVALFEPHVLLELDGLRVGLDRIAGHGADALRADLELVLSAILTKLSRRTSDTSEHELPRRIAAGYPARLFLRKAEELAQRLAEVATQLEASPPALVEEGDARVLRGVETGSVHLAITSPPYPGVYDYLAHHEARLRWLRLRSARFEQDEIGARRHLDPLGPEAGRARWRDELGGVLTALARVLRSGAPLVLLIADSVVAGAPVYAVDVVRAAASGARLTVRAVASQPRPHFHRPTARAFQRRPRHEHAILLIRA
- the mnmA gene encoding tRNA 2-thiouridine(34) synthase MnmA, whose translation is MATLVREADGTARPGERASSGARVFIAMSGGVDSSVAAARLCDAGYEVVGVTLHLWDYPDDGSVKSRCCAPEDQHDARRVADHLGIPHYTFDRRALFREHVVDPFVEAYLAGETPSPCVACNRSVKLRELFPLAERLGVSWVATGHYARVVLEEGGARLYRGRDRHKDQSYFLHMLRSDELSRLLFPLGDSTKEEVRAEAIARGLPGAEKGESQELCFIPSGRYAPFVAERAADRLRPGPIVDRDGRVVGAHGGVHGFTVGQRKGIGVSLGRPAFVVGLDAASGAVHLGDEGDLYAAGAEIADAVWCDDAVFPLEAEVRVRARHEAAPGIIERRRDPATGAESFVARFASPVRSVSPGQMAVVYRGDRVLGGGRIKAALRSQAAS
- a CDS encoding zinc ribbon domain-containing protein translates to MSDASPGAARCRVCAAALAPESDRCPQCGAAARAEACLHCGGVTGVSAHPELRFVCDACGGPRVPVADDRIERSGREAPLLQKARAAASARSVWRAAGIAAGALFGFELLLFAVLLLVLDASVGLFTAGLLTMAPVGAFAVWALRRAKSRSRDIAPALDAAWVSVASDVARQAEGPLTAGGLASTLRIAESQAEELLALLEVNDVVRGAVSPAGEFGYAPKLRVGAARGEDRGEAGAESVARALAAEEEAFAAEPLTQRTAHVDPAKR
- a CDS encoding CPBP family intramembrane glutamic endopeptidase, with the translated sequence MASRWARTGRTDATVRAASGYLVLAALATSLGLVLRDGWPWIHPSPWLTLPPLAALLMSAALGLTLAAGVVVTTRVAVARFSWARRLHAELRPVARDFSLGQILLLAGLSSLGEELLFRGLLTPLLGVPLSAILFGLMHQMRGPSRWVWIGWAVGVGAGLGAIFAATGSLVGPVLAHAVVNAVNLSYLRDHDPDEVEPRMTL
- a CDS encoding NAD(P)/FAD-dependent oxidoreductase, with the translated sequence MTDRWDAIILGGGPGGSTLAASLARLGRRALVLERERFPRFHIGESLLPRSREVFERLGLDEKLDARFLRKYGARFLCSSTGRTRTYSFTDAFDPRFEFAYQVERDAFDQLLLRHAAELGAEVRESWEAVEVVFEGPRAVGVRARPRARSDGAAPEEAAAARADAGDVVELRAPVIVDATGRDTLLASRMRRKAQLAELDKTALFTHYEGVPREEGIHQGNIQVVIFEHGWFWFIPFRGEVTSVGAVVSSRWIRSRAKGERLDELFDRTVAESGWAREFLASARRVRPVGALADFSYRIDQLAGDGWLFVGDAGGFLDPLFSTGAHLAIKGADLAATAIHRALDAGDTSRAAFAAYEAEIRYAVDLFLGVVQGFYKGQFRETLFEPNQRPTMRKLITSMLAGDVFHAERRPQWASFLRQHYPAEVPAFA
- a CDS encoding response regulator, whose product is MPSGVVLVIEDEEYIADLLATAIREAGYEVIFCATAEAGLSTACTLEPECIVCDIGLPDHDGYWVARNVRTQPSRVSVTPFLFLSALDDQEARLEGFHVGADVYMTKPFRVGEVVAQIGALVQMASRLRLRRDSLMSIPASVDQTAIEGDLSQMSIATVLTVLEMERRSGVFEVSSKKRRAQLDIAEGCIVEGTVGGTRASALAALRTMLSWKVGRFAFVPGIRPLPAERTSIAAYLLEATRLEDESARVELPFPPSRRRPEPRSATTALGGPSSILDDVAPPSSRVVSEERLRRGPTPAPQRGSDPAVAISDGPPSLELNFEFELATPAAPPTLPSLARRTAKPSSQRGVRVEESEPPTLPRAGSRPPPSRPSSPGRERQSAVETGELSRGTLAPPETQPASHEGPPRATPIPPRPAPPRPPRPDSKKR